One Arthrobacter sp. B3I4 genomic window, CGCAACCCGACCCCGATCCGTTCCCGCCCGAGCCGGGACCGACGTCGCCGTCTCCGCAGCCCGGCGAGCCGTTCCCGCCGGCCCCGGGGCCGACACCGCCGCCGCCCATCCCGGCACCCGGACCAAGCCCTACGCCGGGCCCCACACCGCCGGGACCGCTGCCGATTCCGGACCCCGGCCCGGTCCCGCCACCGCCCGTTCCGCCTAGCCCGGACCCCACGCGGTTCTAGCTCCCGACGCGCCATCACGCCCGCGACGCGCAAATGACCCTGCGACACCGAAATTACGGGGTCGCAGGGTCATTTGCGCGTCGGCAGGCTATTTCGCTATCGGTGCTTAGTCGACGACGATGTCGCGGGTCCGGTGGTCATAGCGGATGATCAGGACCCCGCCGCGGTGGTGCACCTCATGGTTGGCTCCGTCGAACACACCGAAGGCGCCATAGTTCTCATCCCAGGAACGGTTGAGCGCGATCTTGAAGCTGTAGGAACCTGCCGGCAGCTCCGCGGCGAGCTTCCAGAGCTGGTCCACCTCATCCAGCTGCATCTGGGATTCGTCGTACTGCGGAGCCCAGTTCGCGGGCGCGCCCAGCAGGACGTTGAAGTCACCGGCGACGGCCACCTCGGCCGGCTGCTCGACGGCGGGCGCTCCGGCGGACGGCTGCTCGGCGGCGGGCGCTCCGGCGGGCGGCTGCTCGGCGGCGGGAGCCTCGGCAGCAGCGGACTCGTCAGGCGCCTTCTCCGCAGACTTCCGCTTCCGGACAGCCTTGGCCACCGGGGCAACGGCTTCTTCGACCAGCTTGGCCGCCTTGTCGGCCACCTTCTCGGCGACCTGCACGGCTTTCGGAGCCGCCTTGGGAGCGTGGTGCCCGGCCGGGGCGGCAGGCAGCGGGGTGTCGGCCGGAACCGGAGTACCGGCGTCGAGCGCTGCCGTGAAAGCGGCGGGATCGGCGAAAGCGACCGTGGCCCGCTGGCCGTCCTCGGTGATGGTCCAGCCGGAGCGGCCCTTGACCAGCCAGCCGGCCTTGACCAGCTTGGCCGTGGCGCTGGTGAGCGCCTTGTGGCCACGGGGGATGCCGCCGCTGAGCAGCTCGCGCTCGTGGTCGTTGAGCGGCACCCGTGCGATCGCCTCGCCCAGCACGACGCCGGCGTTCAGCTTCTCGCCCGACCACACCCCCTCAGCCAGGACATCCAGCACAGCCTTAAGCCGAAGGTTAGTGTTTTCCGCAGCGTTCGCGCCCATGGGTCTCCTTTAGAAACAATTGATCCTCCTGCATTTTGTCAAGGTTCTGCGGGTTCCGCGACCGCCCGAGGATACCCGCGTGTGTCGTGACCCGATATGACGGTTCGGGGACCGGCCGCTGGCTGCCCGCAGAGCTGCCCATGGCGCCGCCCTCGGGCGGGTCAGGAGCAGCGTTATCCGTGGGACCATGGATCAATTGCTGGCCGTTGCGCGTACTTTTCGCGCATGTCCGGACAGTGACGACGAGAGGAGCCCGCCATGCCAGGTCCCATCAGGAAGTGGCTGCTGTCCTACGCCGTAACCGCCGTCATCTTCGCTGGAGTTGACGCCGTCTGGATTCTCACCGTAGTGAACAACCAGTACCGGAGCCAGATCGGCGACCTGCTCGCGGACCGGTTCAACCTGGCGGGCGCGGTCCTGTTCTACCTTATTTTCGTGGCGGGCATCGTGCACTACGGCGTGCGGCCCAACGACGCCGGGGCGACCCTGCAGAGCCGGGTGACGGGAGCGGCCCTGTACGGGTTCTTCACCTACGCGACCTGGGCCCTCACCGCGTTCGCCGTCCTCAAGGGCTTCCCGGCTTTGGTCGCCGTGACTGACATCGTCTGGGGCGCCGTCGTCTGCAGCGGGGTCACCGCCCTCACCGCCGTGATCCTTCGGCTGCGCCCCCGCCCGCCTGCCGACTAAGCTGCCTGCACGGACCGGTGGCTGGAACTGCGGTGGCACTGCGCCGTGGCCAGCTCCCGGCTGCTGGTCTCCTTTCGGGAAACCGTTGCCCGCGGCAAGCAGGCTGGTTAGAGTGGCTTGATCGCCGCCGCCGCTGTGGCTGATCCGCGGCACTCCCCCTCTGGTCAGGAGATCCCATGGAACGACGTACCCTCGGCTCGCTCACCGTTTCGGCCCTTGGACTGGGCTGCATGGGCATGAGCGAGTTTTACGGCCAGGGCGACGAAAGCGAGTCTGTCGCCACCATCCATGCCTTCCTCGATGCCGGCGGCACACTGTTGGACACCGCCGACATGTACGGCCCGTTCACCAACGAGAAGCTGGTTGGCCGCGCCATCGCGGGCCGCCGGGACGACGTCGTGCTGGCCACCAAGTTCGGCAATGAGCGCCGCGAGGACGGCTCCTGGGTGGGGATCAACGGCAAGCCCGAGTACGTCCGGGCCGCGTGCGACGCGAGCCTGCAACGCCTCGGCGTGGGCCACATTGACCTTTACTACCAGCACCGCGTGGACAAAACCGTACCGATCGAGGAGACCGTCGGTGCGATGGCGGAGCTGGTGGAGGCTGGCAAGGTGCGGCACCTGGGGCTCTCCGAGGCCAGCGCCGACACTGTCCGCCGGGCCCACGCCGTGCATCCGATCACGGCGCTGCAGACCGAATACTCACTGTGGGAGCGCGAACCGGAGAC contains:
- a CDS encoding aldo/keto reductase; translated protein: MERRTLGSLTVSALGLGCMGMSEFYGQGDESESVATIHAFLDAGGTLLDTADMYGPFTNEKLVGRAIAGRRDDVVLATKFGNERREDGSWVGINGKPEYVRAACDASLQRLGVGHIDLYYQHRVDKTVPIEETVGAMAELVEAGKVRHLGLSEASADTVRRAHAVHPITALQTEYSLWEREPETKIFPVLAELGIGFVPYSPLGRGFLTGQLRSEADFAEDDFRRHSPRFQGENFTRNLALVDRVTELATEKACTPAQLALAWLLAQGEHIVPIPGTKKRERLRENLGAVHVPLSAQDLARLDELAPAGVAAGARYPNMGTIDV
- a CDS encoding glycosidase, with translation MGANAAENTNLRLKAVLDVLAEGVWSGEKLNAGVVLGEAIARVPLNDHERELLSGGIPRGHKALTSATAKLVKAGWLVKGRSGWTITEDGQRATVAFADPAAFTAALDAGTPVPADTPLPAAPAGHHAPKAAPKAVQVAEKVADKAAKLVEEAVAPVAKAVRKRKSAEKAPDESAAAEAPAAEQPPAGAPAAEQPSAGAPAVEQPAEVAVAGDFNVLLGAPANWAPQYDESQMQLDEVDQLWKLAAELPAGSYSFKIALNRSWDENYGAFGVFDGANHEVHHRGGVLIIRYDHRTRDIVVD
- a CDS encoding DUF2177 family protein, which encodes MPGPIRKWLLSYAVTAVIFAGVDAVWILTVVNNQYRSQIGDLLADRFNLAGAVLFYLIFVAGIVHYGVRPNDAGATLQSRVTGAALYGFFTYATWALTAFAVLKGFPALVAVTDIVWGAVVCSGVTALTAVILRLRPRPPAD